The Bacillus mycoides genome contains the following window.
TTTAGCAAACGAAAAACAAAAGAAAGATGAAAAATTAGAAAAAGTTAGAAGTGTTTTAGATAACGATCCAGATTTATCAAGTAGAAAAATCGCTGAAATAACTGGTTTTTCTAAGTCTGTAGTAGCTAGATTAATAAAACTAATATAAGTGTCCCAGGGTCTGTCCTTTAAAGCATAGTTATATGGGCCCTTGTAGTATTGCGTACTAGTGTGTCTCTTAAAGCTAGTTATTCTATGAACCTCCTATTTAGGGGGTTTTTATTATGGTGGGGGATTGTTAGACTATGTCCTATTTCTGAAATTGGTTTTATCATTCAGATATAGTACGTGAAATTTCATAGTGTACATAAAGAAAAAGCACTCTTTTGAGTGCCTTCAACTATTCTACTTTTAACTTAATCTCTTTACCCATCATACCGCCGCGAGCTTTTAAAACTAAGCCTTGTGCATCAGCAGGAACATCAAAGATAACTTTGCCTGTTTGGGATAAACCAGGATTAAGTTGTTTTAAGAAGAAATCAGAACTGCCACCATTTCCAACATCAAAAGCCATTTGAGCTTGTGTAGAATATTTAAATTCACGATCTTGGTTATCAACTAATTTAAAGCTGTTAGCGTCAATAGTGATAGCGTCTTTTTGATTGTTTGTAATAGTAATTTCAACTACTTTAAATACGCCTTGCGCTTTCTCTTTTAAATATTCTCCGCCTACAGAATCGATTGATTCAACAGATCCTACAGCGATTTTAACTTTAGAAGACTCACCTTCTTTAGAAAGTTCCTTTTTAGGCTCTTCTTTTTTAGGTTCTTCCTTCTTAGGTTCATCTTTCTTCGTTTCTTGTTTAGCCTCTTGTTTTGGTTCAGTAGAAGTTGTTTTAGCTTCTTCTTTATCTTCACTACTATTACCACCCGCAGCAGCAGCAACGATAATTACAACGATAACCCAGAACCACCATTTTTTATAGAACGGTTTCTTCATTTTTGTTTCCTCCAGTTATGTAATATGTAAGATTCTCGAAATATCATAACAGAAATAGATACACCTATTTGTCGTATTTTGTCGAAGGGAATAAAAAAAGAGAGCATTTTGCTCCCTTACCACAATTGGTCAAATTATGTAAAATTTTACCTCTAGATATTGGAAATGTTTTCTTTTATGATGGAAGCAACAGAAGAACAACATTCCACTTTTAATCACAGTATTTCATCATTCTCACCCAAGAACCTCACATAATAGTCAAGTTGTTTGCAGAAGTTTTCTCTTTGGCTTTCAGATAACGCTCCATACGTTTTTTGAACACCATTGAGAGTATTATGTAGCATTTCATCATTCGTAGCGTCAGTACGTCCAGTAAGCACGTCTAACGTTACGTTAAAATAGGAGGCGAGATGAAACATTGTCGTAAGATCAGGCTCAGAAAAACCATTTTCGTAGTTATTAATTTGACTCCGACTAAGGTTTAGATCATGAGCTAAATCCGCTTGTCTTAACGAACGACTTTTTCTAAGTTTTTTTAAAGTTTCACCTAAAGTTTTCATACTATCAGTATAGTTATATGAATATCGATATACTATAAATGATAGATTTATTGTCAAATGTAGTATAATGATAAATTATTAGTCATCCTCTAAATAAAAATAGAACAAAAGTTCGATTGTATGGTAATATATGTACATGAGCTTTTAATACGTCATTGTATATTTTATTCCGTAAAACATGAGAAACGTTGATATACAGCGTTTCTCTAACTTTCTCAAGATTTATCTGATAACTCCATGACTGAATCTTGGCAAATTTATGTTATTATGAAAGTAACTAAAAAAACGGACGTAAAAAAGACCCGCGGTGTAAGTAGTGTTGACGCACTCTTACACTGCCCCCTAACCACCTAGGGAACATTGTCGCAGATCTTGTACATACCTATTATAACACAACTTAGATTGAAAGTGGCGCGTTTTCCTTTATATGTAATAAAACGGGGTTTACGTGTCTTTTGTCCACAAGGAGGACAAGCACTGTGCAAGAAGTATTAAATAAGATTTCAAATAAAATCAGTTTTCACAGAATGAGCACTCGTAAAATAGGAAAACAGATCAATACAACGCATGTTACCATTTCGAATTTTCTTAATGGGAAGTCTCAAATGAGGTCTAATACTTATGGTGAATTATTAAAAGAAGTTTTCCCTGACGATGTAAATACAAGAAGAACATGTTGTGAAAGATATTTTTCCAAAACAGATAAGCCCATTAATAAAAGAATAGCAATGGATTTTCTTGCCGTACATGGAGAGCTAGAGTTATTAAAACGATTGATTGACGACGAAAAAACATCTCATGATAAAGATAATCGTGAATGGGCTTATGTTTATGAACTAATTTACTTACGTAATAAGGGCGAGTTGTCAGGGAGGAAATTGCAAAAACGACTACATCAGGCAAAGAAGGAAATAAAGTTATCTACAACCGAAAT
Protein-coding sequences here:
- a CDS encoding DUF4352 domain-containing protein gives rise to the protein MKKPFYKKWWFWVIVVIIVAAAAGGNSSEDKEEAKTTSTEPKQEAKQETKKDEPKKEEPKKEEPKKELSKEGESSKVKIAVGSVESIDSVGGEYLKEKAQGVFKVVEITITNNQKDAITIDANSFKLVDNQDREFKYSTQAQMAFDVGNGGSSDFFLKQLNPGLSQTGKVIFDVPADAQGLVLKARGGMMGKEIKLKVE
- a CDS encoding helix-turn-helix domain-containing protein, translating into MKTLGETLKKLRKSRSLRQADLAHDLNLSRSQINNYENGFSEPDLTTMFHLASYFNVTLDVLTGRTDATNDEMLHNTLNGVQKTYGALSESQRENFCKQLDYYVRFLGENDEIL